GGGGGAACAACAGGAGATATAGAAAAGCAGAGCAGGCAACCGGCAGCTCATATACTTGTCCGAGTGTTCTACAAAGGAGACTCGGTCCTGCAACTGTGAGGGACAGGAATTCTGCCTTTGCCCTCCAAGCTGCCGCATAAGGTACGCGGCATGGCAGTGGGCAAAGAGAGGCAGTGCCATTGCGGGTGGTCCATGACACCGGGGCCAAAGTGGGAATAGGGAACAGGGTGGTACCACAGCTGACCACATCCAGCGGCGTAGACGCTTTGGGTGTGTCCGATGTCAGTTGCTGTAGAAACACGGTGGAAGCAGTCTTTGCTGATATGTGTTTGCGGCAAACTCTAAGCGCCTGGCGCGCGCAcctttgatgatggaggtgggcAGACAAGAGTTATTGGACTCGTGCTTCGGACTAGATGTCCTCCAGAAATCAATATTTCAAACTGGTTGTACAACACCATCACGCGTCAATCGCCTACTTAAGCGCGCTTCTAGAAGCCGCCCATCGCTTGATGAGGGGAAATCAGAAGACTATTGAGGTTGTGCCGCAAAAGATCCTGCCTCGTATGTTGGATGTCCGAATATCTCCACaaagatgatggtgttgactGCAGACTCTGACATCTAACCCCGAGAGAGTTGGAAGATTTTCATGCGGCACAGAAGATGTAGCGTGAAAATCCGGAGGTTCGCCGCCGCccgagttggtgatgagtgAGTTCATGGGGCAGATGTGGAGAGACGACCCCTGACGCCATCTCCGGTGTTACTCTGTACTTGGTTTCTGAAAGTATGACGCAGAGGCTGAAGATTTTAGAACAGGCGATGATTCCTCTCTCAGAATATCCTCGCTCGGTACCGGCAAAAAGGGTAATCTACAAAAAGATCAATGGAACTCTGGAGTGTTCTAGAGATCCCAAGATATCTGGGGAGAGTGGGGGGTTCGACGCCTTGATTTGCCGGCAGCACCTATTTTGGCATGCAGAAAGGGGGCCACTCGGCGCTTATTCAgagccaacaccacccaagatCTCGTGGCAGCCCTGTCCCTATTGTCCTTTCTTGCGTGCTTTGGAATGCAAGAAATCTGTAGCCGCGGGAAACACTGCAGTTGGTTGCGCCAAAGTCGGTAGACGGCCCGTTCGGGAAGGGCTTGTGTGTGTTGGCCTCAGTTCGTCCAGGTTTTCGGGGTTGTGTTGCCAAGTCGTGCCCGTGATGTTCTGGGTGAAGAGCAAACTGCGCCTGGTTGTTGTGGGCAGTGTTAGCTTCGTGGTGTCTCGGTGATCAGTTCTGAAATCAACACTGTCTATCTAGTGCTTGTGTAACTGGGAACCACGCCGAGGGGGGGCGCACAGGTTTAGTTTGCCTGCACGTTTTGGTGATGCCGAGCTGTTTAAGTCGGTGCCTGACACAGTATGACAAAGCCTTACGGTGACGATATGCGATCGACGCAGTTTCAACTCTGATGATGGAATCAACACCGAGAGGACCTTGCCTACGGAGTTTAATATCATCGGTGTGTTTTGTGAAGCGCACCTATATGGCAACGCAAATGAGAAGTTGACACTAGTTCATGACATGGTGAACACGAGAGAAGCAGGACGTCGAGAGATTGCGAAACATATAAAAAGAACAGCAGATGAGCTGTCGAGCgagggatgatgaagttATCGCCAAATCGGTAGGTGTTTGCTCGTTGCCATGGCGGCGTGGGATGAAGTCGAGATTGCCTCGTGTGCCTGAGCTGAGATCCTTCGGCGTGATCCCCTAGCTGTTTCGTCTTCAACTGCCGGCTGCGACAAGCAGGAGACAGGAGACAGGAGACAGGAGACGGAAGTCAATCAGCCTGGCCCCTCTGAAAGGCTGGCCTTGCTTTGACTTCGGAAGCACCGCGCATTGCTGGGTGATGCTGTGCCTCACACTCGGCTATCTGGCTGTCTTTGGTAGGGCAGACAGTTTGTGGCTCCCGCGACTCCTTACTGAACCACACGCGGCAAAAGCCACCAGTTCGAGGATCTGGGTCGAGAGGGTGTTCTGTCATCCAGAGTGTCTGTTGAAGATGACGGCTTGGCCGGGTTGGTGATCATGAACGTCTCGTCTCGATGCGGGCCAGAGGTTGGTGCAAGATTCGCGTGCTCCCGTCTGACCAGATCTTTTGTGTGGCATAGCACAGACCCCAATTAAAGTGCTATCTATATCCGGTCAGCTATAGGTTGCTGTCTGCAGCAGGATAAAAATGACACTTCCCTCCTGTTTCTTGCAGACTGGATTGACACGATGCCTGAAGCTGTAAAGCGCTGGCCAGGTAGAGACCCATTGCCAAGATGGTTGCTGttttgaggttgtcgagatgCATTCAGCTGAAACGAGAGAGGAGCGACGGCGTCGGCACCGGGGGACGGGACCCACCAAGGGCTTCCGAGCCGAGCGGCCCCGCCGAGGCCGGTGGTCTCGGGCTGCCAAGGACCGAATCACTCACATCAACAGCACTGGCGTTTGACGGGCATCGGTCCGTCAATTTGCGACCAACCAATGGGGTATCGAATCATGAAAGAAACGGAAAACTTAGCCCCACTTGATCTGCCCAGATTCCACCACGGCGCGTAGCCGAATTTAGCGTCCGCTGTCCTGATCGCAGAATGCACGTCGGGAGGGAACGCCGAGACCCCACTGAATGTttcttccatcatcacctgcACTATCACCAGCAGCTACTTGGATTCATCACAGCGTCTTTTgagtttttttctttggatGAACAGCAGGTCGTGATGGACTCGAATCCCCGCAATGTGGTACAAGATGTCGTGGCCTGTAGGACATGGACAGATACGCTGCATACGTTTCATGTACCGTTCCTACATTAGGGCCGGGTCCATGGCGTCTTGCTCCGGCAATTGCGAGATACCAAGAAGCAAAACGAATCCTTCAGCTTGGGTGATTCTTCCCCGCAACTCGACATCTTGGGCAAGACATAAACGGACTCCTCTTTGTGTCACACCGTTTCCTTCAAACAGAGCAACAGCAGTAGCCAGCAGCATGCTTTGAACCAAGGTCAAAGGTCACATCTACAAAACACCGAACTGCTCGGCAGGTTGGCGGCGCTTAGGGAAGCTATCCCGTTGGCTACCCTCTTTCCATCAGCCTATTCCACCGTTTTCCCCAGCTCGGAACGGTCGCCCAGAATAGCTCACGTCTGCAGCAACCATATATCCCCACGTGGTGAACGGCAACCCCCTGCGCCTTTGGGgcactgctgctgttccccTCTCCGTTGAGATCTTGCTGGACTGAATCTGCTTCCCGTCTTGGTGCTTGTGATTTGGAAAGGGGTTGGGATATTCTTCCATTTGCGACAGATTCCACAATACAATGATTGACGACGCCGGACTGCAATGATCTTGTTTGGTTGTTTAAAAACACAGTATTCGAAGTGACCACCAGGTCGACTTGGGCTTTCCAATTTGAGAGGAGGGGCATAGCGGCGCAGGTTGCCCACCATGAAGATTGCCTGTCTACAGTTTGCGCCTCAGGTCGGGGATGtcgacaacaacctcaaccggGCTGATGCCGTACTGAACAAGGCGCGCACGGGGGATCTTGATGATTTGGACTTGCTTGTACTGCCGGAACTTGCCTTTACAGGTACGTTTATTGCAGATTATTTACTCCGGGGGCGCGCGGAAATGCTGATAGGCAAATCCAGGTTACAACTTCAAGTCGCTACAACACATCTCTCCCTGTTTGGAACGTCGTGACTCTGGAATCAGCTCTCTCTGGGCTCGAACTACCGCCCTGAAACACGATTGCGCCGTTGTAGTAGGGTATCCGGAGAAGGTGGACGTGAGCGCAAGATGGCCAACGAACCCAGAGCACTACAACTCAGCTCTCATCGTAAACCGAGATGGCGATACTGTTGGCAACTACCGGAAGCTACACCTATTTTATACCGATGAGACCTGGGCACTCCAAGGGCGGGATGGTTTCTTTCGGGGCAATGTCGAAGGCTTGGGGAACGTTGCTTTGGGTATTTGCACTGACATAAAGTAAGCCTGCTGTCTTTAATGAGTTCTTCCTGGCATTTCTAACAGTGTCTAGTCCATACGAGTTGGAAACACCATGGGAAGCCTTCGAATTCGGATTTCACGTCATGGAAGCACACGCAAATGTGGTCATAATCAGCATGGCCTGGCAATCTCAACAGGATCCCAGCCAATACACCCGTCGGCCTCACGAGCCGGATCTCGAGGCCCTGGTGTACTGGGTTCAGCGTCTTGAGCCTCTGATCCGGGAGGAtagtgaggaggagattatCGTCGTCTTTTGCAACCGGACTGGTGCTGAAGACGATGTGATGTACTCGGGAACAAGTGCCGTCTTGGGCATCAGAGGAGGGGAAGTTTACGTGTATGGGGTCCTCGGATGTGGAGTGAAGGAGTTACTTGTGGTCGACACGGACCAGCCTCCACTCAGCAAGTTGACCGATGCCTCAggggccgaggccgagaatCCTTACGCCGAGGAAACCGACGTCGAGACTGAGCCCGTCAAGCGCCGTGCGCAGGCCCTCGAGATCCAGATACCGGCCAAGGAGACGCCCAAAGAGCTACCAACATCGCATCCGATTAGCAGTCGCATAGAGGCTGTATCAGCAACCCCCAAGTCTGCGTCTTCTGCTCGGTTACCCTGGCTTGCACCAGCTGAGCCTGATGCCCAGAGCCCCGGCAACCCCCGATCACCTACTCGACTGCAGATACCTGTAACACCAGTGCGACCGAGTGCGGAAGAATTCACTCTCATCGACAGCGCCATTGCCGAAGACATTGCCATTCCCACAGCAAGATCATCGCGGACTCCAAGCCCGGACCTGAAGGCAGCATCGCGTCCTTCGAGGCTATCAATACCAACGACCCCGTGGAAGTTTCGAGACAAGGCCAGCCCTTACCCATGGCAATACCGAGATGGGTCGCAGTCAGCtctttttggtgggggagctTGCATGACGCCAATAACACCGtttgaagttgaggagggcTGGTTGGGGACACCCATTGATGCTAAGCCACCAAACTGGTACTGGAAGCACGATCACTCACTCTCCGCCGTCAAAGAGGCGAtacaagaggaggaagaggtgtcGCCGGGGAGCTCCTCAAAGCCAATCCAGAAGGTGGGAGGGCTTGAACCAGCAAAGACACAGCAAGACGCCTCTAAAGTCCGAGATGCCACACCGATCGACACAGAACCGCCAAATTGGTACTGGAAGCACGAGCCACAGTTGTCTTCTCTTGACGAGATACTCCacgaagaagcagaaggtGAACAAACCGAGACAGGAGAGAGCCCCAGACCGGAACAAGCCGCACCGTCAAAACCCACTAGTACCACCGTGGCAGAGGATGTCTGGGTAGCCACACCCATCGACAATGAAGTTCCAGATTGGTACTGGAAACACGAGCAAACGCTACCCTCCCTCAACGAAACAGCACAAGAGGAGCTTGAAGAGGACGAGCCAGAagcaaaacaacaagaaTCATCCAGACCACGCCAAGTCTCAGCAGAGGACGTCTGGGTAGCAACCCCAATCGACAACGAGGTCCCAGACTGGTACTGGAAACACGAACAAACAATGCCCTCCCTTGACGAGACAGAAGACGACCCGCCACAGAATGCCCCCCAAccagccaccatcaccacccccgcagaagaagaagaagaagaagaagaagaagaagaagaagaccacacccccacccccatagACGAAGAACCCCCCGATTGGCACTGGAAACACGAACAgaccctccctcccctcaacgAGGAACAcccatccccttcccactcccaaGATTGGGCAGACCTCTCCTCTGTGTTGGCTAGTTTCAAGATACACCCAAAGTCAGCGTTGAGCAACTCCAGTGCTGCGCAGGATTTTGGTGCGGAGAGGCCTAGCTCGCCCAAATCGCGGAATGCGAGTCGGTCGAGGCAGATTTATAGCTCGATGGAGAATTATGATTGGGAgcaggggcagcagcaggcgagggggggtggtaTGCAGGTCcttggtagtggtggtggtggtggtggtggtggggtgagGAGGCAGTCGTCGCGGTTGAGGAATGTTGTGATGATAGGGGATGATGTTTctgatgttgaggaggaggaagagcaagcTCACGCCCGAGGGAAGGTTGGGTCCAGATACCGGAGTGTAAGCCGTGGTCGCCAACCTgggcgggtgaggggggCAGGAATGGAGGTTGAGAGGTCGGGTTCGAGGCATAGGGTTTTGCTACAGCAGAACAGTCTACGATATGGCATATCCCTACCGCGACAAAGTTGCCAAAATTTGCAAGACAAGCGGCCGGAACAGCAACAGGACGGCAGTTATCGACAGCACAAACCAAGCATAGATTACGCCGCGCTGCCTAACTggccttttcccccttcGCCGGAGGATATCATTAAACCGGCTGGGACTTTGTCGAATCTGTCCGTGGTGACGGTGGACTATGATCACAGTCCGGAGACGCccaagatgatggggatggggatggcgaTTTCgccggtgggggaggagtatGAGGAGTTTGAGTATGGGTATCGTCATGGGGAGTGGGacggttgggaggggagtaAGAGGAGTTTGTTGaatgaggagtgggaggggaggagggggaggagggggagggtttgaggATGATTTATGAAATTATTTTTGAGGGGTTGATACCATGGGAGAGATAGCGCTGGATTTGTTTGCGGATTATGTAGCCTTGAAGTGTTTTAGCATCGAGTTTAGGTGATTTCGAGCTGTCTTTGCCAGAAATGTGAATTGTTCGAAGAACGTCCATTCATCCATCAAATTCTCCAGATCGAGATGCGACCACTGGTAAAAATGGCAAGTAAGGCAATGTCAAACTTGAGTTTCGACAGCTATGTCATTGATAGCAAATGCCGGCAAGGCTCTGCCCTTCATCACGACAATACCACTTTTATAGTGCTTGTGCAACACCCAACAAAAAGCAAAGTCAGCATCATATTGTTAATGTCACCCTCTCTCGGTttggcaaaaaaaaaaaaaaaagacagctCCAGACCACAGATAAGAAGGATCCAGTGGCATGCTCTggccctctccttcagcaACAGCGGGCCGAAAGAATGGGTGTGGTGGGCTGCAAAAAGGGGGTCTCTATGGCTTGCTATGTAGGTTGGCAAGCACATCATAGGTACATCGGATACCAACCAACCAGGTCTTATCATCATCGTGGGAGAAAGAGCGATAAGTGTGAACAGCCAACCGCACCGAGGCCAAGTAATGTTCGGCAGTTTTTGAAGCAAGCAGCGTCCTGTGATCTTGTTGCATACAATACCTATCTGATCTTGAGCAGTTGTTGACAAACCAAGATCTTGTTTACTTGACCGCTGACATGAGGACTAAGTATCACCAAGGCAGGCCGAAACTGCCGAGATCTCTCAACATTCTCACCTACCTAATGTACAGACCTTCACACTGCATTGTGCTGTAATTATGGGAATGTGTTGTGTCGCTTTCAAGCGCCATCCCCTCATTTGTCTGATCTGTCTCATGACCGTCACCGTCACAGCCATCACACAGAAATCCAGCCTCTTTTTCCCCTGAAAAGAGCACAGACGGAAGTTCGGCAgcgagaagaaaaggggggaaaacCCGACAGTTTGGTTTTGCCGCTTTGATTGGGAAATTCCCCAAGGTGGTGCATGTTCTATTGGGCAGGATGGGGggattgggaaggggggaacCAACAGATGGATAACCAAGGAAAATCAATCTATTTGACAGTGTGCAGTGGTTGATGCGCTGCatgcatgatgatggagctGCGGATGATGAATGGCTTGctttggtggggatgggataGGTACTGTAGGGACAGGTAAGATGATGCACAAGAGGAGACGGAGACACAGATTGTCATTACCAGCACAACACAGCAGATGTCAGTTGATGTCATGTTGCTGGGCCCGAGAGATGCGGGCCTGCCAGTGGATGAATGGACGGCCAAGTGGATTGGTGGTGAAGTGCTCACCGGATTGAGAGAATGTGTGAGAGAGATGGTTGGGTTCTTGGGGGCCAAAGTTTATCGAGAGAGAACAACTTTCAGCTGGTTCCCTATCGGGAAAAGAGTGGGCCACGGGTAAAAGAGCGGTTTGCCAATCACGACGGGCGGGTTGGTTGAACTCGCAGGGGCCCTTGCATGGGCAGTGACCACTTCTGGGCTGTGAATGGTCAATGCTGCTGAGCACATGCATTGCTAGTGTGCGACCTTGGGACGGCACAGCGGCTTTGGCATCTCTGAGAGAGTGACGATCACTCTGTGAGCATTTTCAAACGGTGCAAGACAACCCCCAATCACACCAACCATAGAGGTTGAACCCCCGCCCGCCACCATGGGCCACCCTTTTAATGCGTTGAACAGGACCCCGGAGGTGGTTGACGGCTGAGTCTGATGAGTGGGAGGTGTGTCCAGCTCGGTGGCTGTTGTCTGTGTTTGTGCTGTTGTttcccttcaccaccaacagtcCAAGTCTCGTCACTGTCACATCTGCAAAAGCACAAGCTTCCAGTCTCTTT
The sequence above is a segment of the Podospora pseudocomata strain CBS 415.72m chromosome 2 map unlocalized CBS415.72m_2, whole genome shotgun sequence genome. Coding sequences within it:
- a CDS encoding uncharacterized protein (EggNog:ENOG503P0F8; COG:E) — encoded protein: MKIACLQFAPQVGDVDNNLNRADAVLNKARTGDLDDLDLLVLPELAFTGYNFKSLQHISPCLERRDSGISSLWARTTALKHDCAVVVGYPEKVDVSARWPTNPEHYNSALIVNRDGDTVGNYRKLHLFYTDETWALQGRDGFFRGNVEGLGNVALGICTDINPYELETPWEAFEFGFHVMEAHANVVIISMAWQSQQDPSQYTRRPHEPDLEALVYWVQRLEPLIREDSEEEIIVVFCNRTGAEDDVMYSGTSAVLGIRGGEVYVYGVLGCGVKELLVVDTDQPPLSKLTDASGAEAENPYAEETDVETEPVKRRAQALEIQIPAKETPKELPTSHPISSRIEAVSATPKSASSARLPWLAPAEPDAQSPGNPRSPTRLQIPVTPVRPSAEEFTLIDSAIAEDIAIPTARSSRTPSPDLKAASRPSRLSIPTTPWKFRDKASPYPWQYRDGSQSALFGGGACMTPITPFEVEEGWLGTPIDAKPPNWYWKHDHSLSAVKEAIQEEEEVSPGSSSKPIQKVGGLEPAKTQQDASKVRDATPIDTEPPNWYWKHEPQLSSLDEILHEEAEGEQTETGESPRPEQAAPSKPTSTTVAEDVWVATPIDNEVPDWYWKHEQTLPSLNETAQEELEEDEPEAKQQESSRPRQVSAEDVWVATPIDNEVPDWYWKHEQTMPSLDETEDDPPQNAPQPATITTPAEEEEEEEEEEEEDHTPTPIDEEPPDWHWKHEQTLPPLNEEHPSPSHSQDWADLSSVLASFKIHPKSALSNSSAAQDFGAERPSSPKSRNASRSRQIYSSMENYDWEQGQQQARGGGMQVLGSGGGGGGGGVRRQSSRLRNVVMIGDDVSDVEEEEEQAHARGKVGSRYRSVSRGRQPGRVRGAGMEVERSGSRHRVLLQQNSLRYGISLPRQSCQNLQDKRPEQQQDGSYRQHKPSIDYAALPNWPFPPSPEDIIKPAGTLSNLSVVTVDYDHSPETPKMMGMGMAISPVGEEYEEFEYGYRHGEWDGWEGSKRSLLNEEWEGRRGRRGRV